From a region of the Ficedula albicollis isolate OC2 chromosome 1A, FicAlb1.5, whole genome shotgun sequence genome:
- the XPNPEP3 gene encoding probable Xaa-Pro aminopeptidase 3 isoform X1 — translation MVCMFCFCKSCALRRFSIQPAQQRKIPNRYLGQPSPFTHPHLLKPGEVTPGLSQVEYALRRHKLMVLIQKEAQGWDGLDHTVILLSNPTYYMSNDIPYVFHQDTNFLYLCGFQEPDSILVLQSIPGKALPSHKSILFVPRRDPNRELWDGPRSGPDGAIALTGVDEAYTIEEFRHLVAKLKGESNMVWYDLRKPVHAELHSDYMQPLAEVKARSKNRIQGVRHLVQNLRLIKSPAEIERMKIAGRVTAEAFTETMFASKSPVDEAFLYAKFEFECRARGADILAYPPVVAGGNRSNTLHYVKNNQLIKDGELVLLDGGCEFSSYVSDITRTWPVNGRFTKPQAELYQAVLDIQKSCLSLCSPGMSLENIYSLMLSLIGQKLKDLGVLESSITDSHFFKAVGKYCPHHVGHYLGMDVHDTPDISRSLPFQPGMVITIEPGIYIPEDDLSAPERFRGIGVRIEDDVVITEDTPLVLSADCPKDIYHIEQICGRSS, via the exons CTCCGAAGATTTtccatccagcctgcccagcagaGGAAGATTCCAAACCGGTATttgggccagcccagccccttcACACACCCACATCTGCTCAAACCAG GAGAGGTAACCCCAGGATTGTCTCAGGTGGAATATGCTCTTCGCCGACACAAGCTGATGGTGTTGATCCAGAAGGAAGCCCAAGGCTGGGATGGTTTGGACCACACAGTGATTCTGCTGTCCAACCCCACATACTACATGAGCAATGATATCCCCTATGTTTTCCACCAGGACACTAATTTCCTGTACCTCTGTGGGTTTCAGGAGCCTGACAGcatcctggtgctgcagagcattCCTGGCAAAGCGCTGCCATCTCACAAATCCATACTCTTTGTGCCCCGGAGAGATCCAAATCGAGAGCTGTGGGATGGGCCTAGATCAGGCCCAGATGGGGCAATTGCTCTCACAGGAGTAGATGAAGCTTACACCATTGAGGAGTTCAGGCACTTGGTGGCCAAGCTTAAAg GTGAGTCAAACATGGTTTGGTATGACTTGAGAAAACCAGtgcatgcagagctgcactctgACTACATGCAGCCCCTGGCTGAGGTAAAAGCTCGGAGCAAAAACCGCATCCAGGGTGTTCGACACCTCGTGCAAAACCTTCGTCTGATCAAATCCCCTGCAGAGATTGAGAGGATGAAGATAGCTGGCCGGGTGACAGCAGAG GCTTTCACAGAGACGATGTTTGCCAGTAAATCCCCTGTGGATGAAGCCTTTCTGTATGCAAAG TTCGAATTCGAGTGCCGGGCTCGTGGTGCTGACATCTTGGCATACCCCCCTGTTGTTGCTGGTGGCAACAGATCGAACACTTTGCACTATGTGAAGAATAATCAGCTCATCAAG GATGGTGAACTGGTCTTGCTGGATGGTGGATGTGAATTTTCCAGCTATGTGAGTGACATCACACGTACCTGGCCTGTCAATGGAAG GTTCACCAAACCCCAAGCAGAACTGTATCAAGCTGTTCTGGATATTCAGAAGTCCTGCTTGAgcctctgctcccctggcaTGAGTCTGGAAAATATCTACAGCCTCATGCTGAGCCTTATTGGACAGAAACTAAAAGACTTGGGTGTCTTGGAGAGCAGCATCACTGATAGCCATTTCTTCAAG GCTGTTGGAAAGTACTGCCCTCATCACGTCGGCCATTACTTGGGCATGGATGTTCACGATACCCCAGATATATCCCGATCGCTCCCCTTCCAGCCAGGCATGGTGATAACCATTGAACCAG GCATCTATATCCCTGAGGATGATTTGAGTGCTCCAGAGAGGTTTCGTGGCATTGGTGTGCGCATCGAGGATGATGTTGTGATAACAGAGGATACACCTCTTGTCTTGTCTGCTGACTGTCCCAAGGATATCTACCACATTGAGCAGATCTGTGGCCGCAGCTCATGA
- the XPNPEP3 gene encoding probable Xaa-Pro aminopeptidase 3 isoform X2, with protein MVLIQKEAQGWDGLDHTVILLSNPTYYMSNDIPYVFHQDTNFLYLCGFQEPDSILVLQSIPGKALPSHKSILFVPRRDPNRELWDGPRSGPDGAIALTGVDEAYTIEEFRHLVAKLKGESNMVWYDLRKPVHAELHSDYMQPLAEVKARSKNRIQGVRHLVQNLRLIKSPAEIERMKIAGRVTAEAFTETMFASKSPVDEAFLYAKFEFECRARGADILAYPPVVAGGNRSNTLHYVKNNQLIKDGELVLLDGGCEFSSYVSDITRTWPVNGRFTKPQAELYQAVLDIQKSCLSLCSPGMSLENIYSLMLSLIGQKLKDLGVLESSITDSHFFKAVGKYCPHHVGHYLGMDVHDTPDISRSLPFQPGMVITIEPGIYIPEDDLSAPERFRGIGVRIEDDVVITEDTPLVLSADCPKDIYHIEQICGRSS; from the exons ATGGTGTTGATCCAGAAGGAAGCCCAAGGCTGGGATGGTTTGGACCACACAGTGATTCTGCTGTCCAACCCCACATACTACATGAGCAATGATATCCCCTATGTTTTCCACCAGGACACTAATTTCCTGTACCTCTGTGGGTTTCAGGAGCCTGACAGcatcctggtgctgcagagcattCCTGGCAAAGCGCTGCCATCTCACAAATCCATACTCTTTGTGCCCCGGAGAGATCCAAATCGAGAGCTGTGGGATGGGCCTAGATCAGGCCCAGATGGGGCAATTGCTCTCACAGGAGTAGATGAAGCTTACACCATTGAGGAGTTCAGGCACTTGGTGGCCAAGCTTAAAg GTGAGTCAAACATGGTTTGGTATGACTTGAGAAAACCAGtgcatgcagagctgcactctgACTACATGCAGCCCCTGGCTGAGGTAAAAGCTCGGAGCAAAAACCGCATCCAGGGTGTTCGACACCTCGTGCAAAACCTTCGTCTGATCAAATCCCCTGCAGAGATTGAGAGGATGAAGATAGCTGGCCGGGTGACAGCAGAG GCTTTCACAGAGACGATGTTTGCCAGTAAATCCCCTGTGGATGAAGCCTTTCTGTATGCAAAG TTCGAATTCGAGTGCCGGGCTCGTGGTGCTGACATCTTGGCATACCCCCCTGTTGTTGCTGGTGGCAACAGATCGAACACTTTGCACTATGTGAAGAATAATCAGCTCATCAAG GATGGTGAACTGGTCTTGCTGGATGGTGGATGTGAATTTTCCAGCTATGTGAGTGACATCACACGTACCTGGCCTGTCAATGGAAG GTTCACCAAACCCCAAGCAGAACTGTATCAAGCTGTTCTGGATATTCAGAAGTCCTGCTTGAgcctctgctcccctggcaTGAGTCTGGAAAATATCTACAGCCTCATGCTGAGCCTTATTGGACAGAAACTAAAAGACTTGGGTGTCTTGGAGAGCAGCATCACTGATAGCCATTTCTTCAAG GCTGTTGGAAAGTACTGCCCTCATCACGTCGGCCATTACTTGGGCATGGATGTTCACGATACCCCAGATATATCCCGATCGCTCCCCTTCCAGCCAGGCATGGTGATAACCATTGAACCAG GCATCTATATCCCTGAGGATGATTTGAGTGCTCCAGAGAGGTTTCGTGGCATTGGTGTGCGCATCGAGGATGATGTTGTGATAACAGAGGATACACCTCTTGTCTTGTCTGCTGACTGTCCCAAGGATATCTACCACATTGAGCAGATCTGTGGCCGCAGCTCATGA